The following coding sequences are from one Phycisphaerales bacterium window:
- the rpsI gene encoding 30S ribosomal protein S9 — protein sequence MSTTSGSMLQIPGTEPPAAQPARAPRTAKPADKHGWWWGTGRRKTAVARVRIKPAEGKNATMTVEGTNGKVKTVEQYFAEERDRRDAMAAITVSGLQGRLQVVCKCHGGGFMGQAGAIKLALARAVLDYDPQFEQQLRDNGLLTRDAREVERKKYGQAGARRRFQFSKR from the coding sequence ATGAGCACGACATCCGGTTCCATGCTCCAGATCCCCGGCACTGAGCCTCCCGCGGCCCAGCCCGCCCGCGCTCCCCGCACCGCTAAGCCCGCCGACAAGCACGGCTGGTGGTGGGGCACCGGCCGCCGCAAGACCGCCGTCGCCCGCGTCCGCATCAAGCCCGCCGAGGGCAAGAACGCCACCATGACCGTTGAGGGCACCAACGGCAAGGTGAAGACCGTCGAGCAGTACTTCGCCGAGGAACGCGACCGTCGCGACGCCATGGCCGCGATCACCGTGTCCGGCCTCCAAGGACGCCTCCAGGTGGTCTGCAAGTGCCACGGCGGCGGCTTCATGGGCCAGGCGGGCGCGATCAAGCTCGCCCTCGCCCGCGCCGTGCTGGACTACGACCCCCAGTTCGAGCAGCAGCTCCGCGACAACGGCCTCCTCACCCGCGACGCCCGCGAGGTCGAGCGTAAGAAGTACGGCCAGGCCGGCGCCCGTCGCCGCTTCCAGTTCAGCAAGCGCTGA
- the rplM gene encoding 50S ribosomal protein L13: MSSRRQTFLAKPGQVKKGWFVVDAEGVPLGRLAADVAQVLMGKHRPEYTPHVDTGEMVIVTNASKVGLTGRKAEHRLKMRYTKHPGGLKIQTYGQVREQKPELLVEDAVRRMLPKNRLSRVMLKNLHIVPGAEHEFANHNPQKMTIA, translated from the coding sequence ATGTCCAGCAGGCGTCAGACATTCCTGGCCAAGCCCGGCCAGGTGAAGAAGGGCTGGTTCGTGGTGGACGCCGAGGGCGTGCCCCTGGGCCGTCTCGCGGCCGACGTGGCGCAGGTCCTCATGGGCAAGCACCGCCCCGAGTACACCCCCCACGTGGACACCGGCGAGATGGTGATCGTCACCAACGCCTCCAAGGTCGGCCTCACCGGCCGCAAGGCCGAGCACCGCCTCAAGATGCGCTACACCAAGCACCCCGGCGGCCTCAAGATCCAGACCTACGGCCAGGTCCGCGAGCAGAAGCCCGAGCTCCTCGTCGAGGACGCCGTCCGCCGCATGCTCCCCAAGAACCGCCTCAGCCGCGTGATGCTGAAGAACCTGCACATCGTCCCCGGCGCCGAGCACGAGTTCGCCAACCACAACCCCCAGAAGATGACCATCGCCTGA
- a CDS encoding metallophosphoesterase, whose protein sequence is MSGGAFLNVTDPDAVIEALKAGAVANLRAKCRRGSIDYIEGPGKLIATGDLHDNPMHMSRVIRAAGLDGPELREDSSHLTLHEVIHSDRLLQGMDMSYRVLARAADLKARFPEHVHILLGNHELAQMMNHAIVKDGVRSVDAFSAGVSYVFGERMEEVSDAITAFIRSLPIALKVHTPRGDILCAHSLPPAAVMGRFDTTILSRHLEPEDYQSRGAAHVMTWGRGYDADGLEDLTERWGVWWFILGHEHAPTGVKFVPPNALVLNSDHEMGVYLPLDLSDPPRPEDAQWRVVRLSQ, encoded by the coding sequence ATGTCCGGTGGTGCGTTCCTCAACGTGACCGACCCGGACGCCGTGATCGAGGCCCTCAAGGCCGGCGCGGTGGCCAACCTCCGCGCCAAGTGCCGGCGCGGCTCCATCGACTACATCGAGGGCCCCGGCAAGCTGATCGCCACCGGCGACCTGCACGACAACCCCATGCACATGAGCCGCGTCATCCGCGCCGCCGGCCTCGACGGCCCCGAGCTCCGCGAAGACTCCTCCCACCTCACCCTGCACGAGGTCATCCACTCCGACCGCCTGCTCCAGGGCATGGACATGTCCTACCGCGTCCTTGCCCGCGCCGCCGACCTCAAGGCCCGCTTCCCCGAGCACGTGCACATCCTGCTGGGCAACCACGAGCTCGCCCAAATGATGAACCACGCGATCGTCAAGGACGGCGTCCGGTCCGTCGACGCCTTCTCCGCCGGCGTCTCCTACGTCTTCGGCGAACGCATGGAAGAGGTCTCCGACGCCATCACCGCCTTCATCCGTTCGCTGCCCATCGCCCTCAAGGTCCACACCCCGCGCGGCGACATCCTCTGCGCCCACAGCCTCCCTCCCGCGGCCGTGATGGGCCGCTTCGACACCACCATCCTCTCACGCCACCTCGAGCCCGAGGACTACCAGTCCCGCGGCGCCGCCCACGTCATGACCTGGGGCCGCGGCTACGACGCCGACGGCCTCGAAGACCTCACCGAACGCTGGGGCGTCTGGTGGTTCATCCTCGGCCACGAGCACGCCCCCACCGGCGTCAAGTTCGTACCGCCCAACGCCCTCGTGCTGAACAGCGACCACGAGATGGGCGTCTACCTGCCCCTCGACCTGTCCGACCCGCCCCGCCCCGAGGACGCCCAGTGGCGCGTGGTGCGGCTGAGCCAGTAG
- a CDS encoding tetratricopeptide repeat protein, protein MNPQLQQAIAHLNAGENEPAKAILRRLLQRNARDVEANKLMGMVLAGEEENEQALFFLQRAAALAPSDPLMQFMHGNILMILKKDKEALEAYRKVSKLAPAHFDGYDGQAKILLRMGRHEEAVAAYEAGLRATPVDPVSYRVYAIALSTMGRVDEAIAVLRRGIERLPKDPGLRESLCYQLNFTDAPNDDVFRQHAELGRLVQERNAGRGSVTLPNTREPERVLRVGFVSGDFCTHACALFMEGLIANLDRAKVRPYCYYLREDIEPTTERFRAMSEWRHVAALDEEAFRAAVLADGIDILIDAGGWTEFQRLSAFSPRIAPVQMTWLGYPNTTGIPEMDYRIVDAVTDPAGAEAFATEKLLRLEGCFLSFTPVETAPEGRLTATLEHAKAAGIARAEDLPADKPLMFGSFNRLSKVRPEITRTWARVLARVPNARLFLKSHLVSDDVKGVYHGIFREEGVDPARIVWSSFLPTLESHLAAYHQVDIALDSYPYNGTTTTCEATWMGVPVITLAGSSHRSRVGASLLTALGLEDQIASSHEQFVERAAGLAGDLPRLIGLHGSLRERMRGSVLCDTRGFAGRFEAGLRGAWRAWCKGGD, encoded by the coding sequence ATGAACCCCCAGCTGCAACAAGCCATTGCCCACCTGAACGCCGGCGAGAACGAGCCCGCGAAGGCGATCCTGCGGCGGTTGTTGCAGCGGAATGCGCGGGATGTCGAGGCGAACAAGCTGATGGGCATGGTGCTGGCAGGGGAGGAGGAGAACGAGCAGGCCTTGTTCTTCCTGCAGCGGGCGGCGGCGCTCGCGCCGAGCGATCCCCTGATGCAGTTCATGCACGGCAACATCCTGATGATCCTGAAGAAGGACAAGGAGGCGCTGGAGGCGTACCGGAAGGTGTCGAAGCTGGCGCCAGCGCACTTCGACGGGTACGACGGGCAGGCGAAGATCCTGCTGCGGATGGGGCGGCACGAGGAGGCGGTGGCGGCGTACGAGGCGGGGCTGCGGGCGACGCCGGTGGACCCGGTGTCGTACCGGGTGTACGCGATCGCGCTATCGACGATGGGGCGGGTGGACGAGGCGATCGCGGTGCTGCGGCGCGGGATCGAGCGGCTGCCGAAGGACCCCGGGCTGCGGGAGTCGCTGTGCTATCAGCTGAACTTCACCGACGCCCCCAACGACGACGTGTTCCGGCAGCACGCGGAACTGGGCAGGCTGGTGCAGGAGCGCAACGCGGGGCGGGGATCGGTCACGCTTCCAAACACGCGGGAGCCGGAGCGGGTGCTGCGGGTGGGGTTCGTGTCGGGGGACTTCTGCACGCACGCGTGTGCGCTGTTCATGGAGGGGCTGATCGCGAACCTGGACCGCGCGAAGGTGCGGCCGTACTGCTATTACCTGCGCGAGGACATCGAGCCGACCACGGAGCGGTTCAGAGCGATGTCGGAGTGGCGGCACGTGGCGGCGCTGGACGAGGAGGCGTTCCGCGCGGCGGTGCTGGCGGATGGGATCGACATCCTGATCGATGCGGGGGGGTGGACGGAGTTCCAGAGGTTGAGCGCGTTCTCGCCGCGGATCGCGCCGGTGCAGATGACGTGGCTGGGGTACCCCAACACGACGGGGATCCCGGAGATGGACTACCGGATCGTGGACGCGGTCACGGACCCCGCGGGGGCGGAGGCGTTCGCGACGGAGAAGCTGCTGCGGCTGGAGGGGTGTTTCCTCAGCTTCACGCCGGTGGAAACGGCGCCGGAGGGGCGGCTGACGGCGACGCTGGAGCACGCGAAGGCAGCGGGGATCGCGCGGGCGGAGGACCTGCCGGCGGACAAGCCGCTGATGTTCGGGTCGTTCAACCGGCTGTCGAAGGTGCGCCCGGAGATCACGCGCACGTGGGCGCGGGTGCTGGCGAGGGTGCCCAACGCGCGGCTGTTCCTCAAGAGCCACCTCGTGTCTGATGACGTCAAGGGCGTGTACCACGGGATCTTCAGGGAGGAGGGCGTGGACCCCGCGCGGATCGTGTGGTCAAGCTTTTTGCCCACGCTGGAGTCGCACCTCGCGGCGTACCACCAGGTGGACATCGCGCTGGACTCGTACCCGTACAACGGCACCACGACGACCTGCGAGGCAACGTGGATGGGCGTGCCGGTGATCACGCTGGCGGGGAGTTCGCACCGCTCGCGGGTGGGCGCTTCGCTGCTGACGGCGCTGGGGCTGGAGGACCAGATCGCGTCGTCGCACGAGCAGTTCGTGGAGCGTGCGGCTGGGCTCGCGGGCGACCTGCCGAGGCTGATCGGGCTGCACGGGTCGCTGCGGGAGCGGATGCGGGGGAGCGTGCTGTGCGACACGCGCGGGTTCGCGGGGCGGTTCGAGGCGGGGCTGCGGGGGGCGTGGCGGGCGTGGTGCAAAGGCGGGGATTGA
- a CDS encoding prolyl oligopeptidase family serine peptidase: MRTRLSLILAAAGLVSVLPCAHAQPTTATAPKQQASKPSVATFMKIRAPGAPRLTPDGKMYVRDWPNGIWQLFRVEGKEARPDSKMTQLTHFGDGLAGYSMSKDATKALLLHATGGNENNQISLMDMKTGQITPVAHNPKVQHAVQEWLNDDSGLIYSANDESPNDFYLYRHDFKDGKKTKLLGRPGSWSAGDVTDDASRVLVGEYRSSSDSSIYELDTKTGKLNDLTVKPQEGTVSVGWVGYMPGDNAVLFESDIEDGMKKLFLRDLKTGEITKPISELDQFEIDGAGMNREKTLLAVVTNEDGYGVLHVYHLPSFKKAVLPEIPKGVTGIGQLDGNLLVYSVNNAQVPGLAFAYEVPGPDAKAANKPRQITFADTQGIDLSQFPLPELVKVKSFDGLEVPCFVYVPAGYQKGTRIPFVVNYHGGPEGQFRPTFDRAVQYLLSEGFGVIQPNVRGSSGYGRKFLMMDDYKKRWDSVKDGVAAAQWLVDNGYATPGKMSTYGGSYGGFMSVACLVEDQNQVDAGARKERLFGAGINVVGIVNMKTFLEQTAGYRRKLREVEYGPLTDPEFLATVSSMNYVDKINVPIYIAHGFNDPRVPVGEAMQLAVALKEKAAKGDPRINPHLWIAPDEGHGFQKLNNRLYFAEYMAKFLKETIGQPEQPAAAKK, translated from the coding sequence ATGCGCACTCGACTCTCTCTGATCCTTGCGGCCGCGGGCCTCGTCTCGGTCCTTCCCTGCGCCCACGCGCAGCCCACCACCGCGACCGCTCCCAAACAGCAGGCCAGCAAGCCCAGCGTGGCCACCTTCATGAAGATCCGCGCCCCGGGCGCGCCCCGCCTCACGCCGGACGGCAAGATGTACGTCCGCGATTGGCCCAACGGCATCTGGCAGCTCTTCCGCGTCGAGGGCAAGGAGGCACGCCCCGACAGCAAGATGACGCAGCTGACCCACTTCGGCGACGGCCTCGCCGGCTACTCGATGTCCAAGGACGCCACCAAGGCCCTGCTCCTGCACGCCACCGGCGGCAACGAGAACAACCAGATCTCGCTCATGGACATGAAGACGGGCCAGATCACCCCCGTCGCCCACAACCCCAAGGTCCAGCACGCCGTGCAGGAGTGGCTCAACGACGACTCGGGCCTCATCTACTCCGCCAACGACGAGAGCCCCAACGACTTCTACCTCTACCGCCACGACTTCAAGGACGGCAAGAAGACCAAGCTCCTGGGCCGCCCCGGCTCCTGGTCCGCCGGCGACGTCACCGACGACGCCTCCCGCGTGCTCGTCGGCGAGTACCGCTCCTCCAGCGACAGCTCCATCTATGAGCTCGACACCAAGACGGGCAAGCTCAATGACCTCACCGTCAAGCCCCAGGAGGGCACCGTCAGCGTCGGCTGGGTGGGCTACATGCCCGGCGACAACGCCGTGCTGTTTGAGAGCGACATCGAGGACGGCATGAAGAAGCTGTTCCTCCGCGACCTCAAGACCGGCGAGATCACCAAGCCCATCAGCGAGCTCGACCAGTTCGAGATCGACGGCGCCGGCATGAACCGGGAGAAGACCCTGCTCGCGGTCGTCACCAACGAGGACGGCTACGGCGTCCTGCACGTTTACCACCTCCCGAGCTTCAAGAAGGCTGTGCTGCCCGAGATCCCCAAGGGCGTGACCGGCATCGGCCAGCTCGACGGCAACCTGCTCGTGTACTCGGTCAACAACGCCCAGGTGCCCGGCCTCGCCTTCGCGTACGAGGTCCCCGGCCCCGATGCCAAGGCCGCGAACAAGCCCCGCCAGATCACCTTCGCCGACACCCAGGGCATCGACCTGTCCCAGTTCCCACTCCCAGAGCTCGTCAAGGTCAAGAGTTTCGACGGCCTCGAGGTGCCTTGCTTCGTGTACGTGCCCGCGGGCTACCAGAAGGGCACGCGCATCCCCTTCGTCGTCAACTACCACGGCGGCCCCGAGGGCCAGTTCCGCCCCACCTTTGACCGCGCCGTTCAGTACCTCCTTAGCGAGGGCTTCGGCGTCATCCAGCCAAACGTCCGCGGCAGCTCCGGCTACGGCCGCAAGTTCCTGATGATGGACGACTACAAGAAGCGCTGGGACAGCGTGAAGGACGGCGTCGCCGCGGCCCAGTGGCTCGTCGATAACGGCTACGCCACGCCCGGCAAGATGAGCACCTACGGCGGCAGCTACGGCGGCTTCATGTCGGTCGCGTGCCTGGTCGAGGACCAGAACCAGGTCGACGCCGGCGCCCGCAAGGAGCGGCTGTTCGGCGCGGGCATCAACGTCGTTGGCATCGTCAACATGAAGACCTTCCTCGAGCAGACCGCCGGCTACCGCCGCAAGCTCCGCGAGGTCGAGTACGGCCCGCTCACCGACCCCGAGTTCCTCGCCACCGTCTCGTCCATGAACTACGTGGACAAGATCAACGTCCCCATCTACATCGCCCACGGCTTCAACGACCCCCGCGTGCCCGTCGGCGAGGCCATGCAGCTGGCCGTCGCGCTCAAGGAGAAGGCCGCCAAGGGCGACCCCAGGATCAACCCGCACCTCTGGATCGCCCCTGACGAAGGGCACGGCTTCCAGAAGCTCAACAACCGGCTGTACTTCGCCGAGTACATGGCCAAGTTCCTGAAGGAAACGATCGGGCAGCCGGAGCAGCCGGCCGCCGCGAAGAAATAA
- a CDS encoding CPBP family intramembrane glutamic endopeptidase: MTSLPPDPYPTFRPPQSPDGGGRALDEPGVPDRGSPLAAKIAWVITFVLMAVLVIKQQMPVEAPPIQPTNPGLVSPPEQGDAFALTAKLTVAMKSLLGGQSAVQAMESLDQQAATEPDRLRLAIVAAELQGTKEALLRLEQVKAEGDLVEDVQILRAAYQGEGRVTDPAAQKRLADHHGWFGRLAALHGVPENNADREALFDFVPRVLFAFVLLAVVLFVAIVGGIAAFIAMLIQLSNGRIRRAFVPPAPGGSVYLESFPFFVAGFLALSLGFALYSHVSGNQSPTLAIAQLATQWVLALFPLYPVVFRGVPFREWRHQIGLHAGRGFWREVGAGLYGYFAGLPLLAAAIAISFGVVIVRMIIEKMLHGVPGGPPANPIADVLGKGSPALIVALFILATLWAPLVEETVLRGALFRHLRSRMRLFGAALVSALFFGLMHGYNILLLTPVITIGFIFALMREWRGSLIGSITAHFLHNATVLTVVIVLLNALKD, encoded by the coding sequence ATGACTTCGTTGCCGCCCGATCCGTACCCGACGTTCCGGCCGCCCCAGTCGCCTGATGGGGGTGGGCGCGCCCTTGACGAGCCGGGGGTGCCTGACCGCGGGTCGCCGCTGGCGGCCAAGATCGCGTGGGTGATCACGTTTGTGCTGATGGCGGTGCTGGTGATCAAGCAGCAGATGCCGGTGGAGGCACCGCCGATTCAGCCGACGAACCCCGGGCTGGTGTCGCCGCCCGAGCAGGGGGATGCGTTTGCGCTGACCGCGAAGCTCACGGTCGCCATGAAGAGTCTGCTTGGGGGGCAGTCGGCCGTTCAGGCGATGGAGAGTCTGGATCAGCAGGCGGCGACGGAGCCGGACCGGTTGCGGCTGGCGATCGTGGCGGCGGAGCTGCAGGGGACGAAGGAGGCGCTGCTTCGGCTGGAGCAGGTGAAGGCCGAGGGCGACCTTGTCGAGGACGTGCAGATTTTGCGCGCTGCGTATCAGGGCGAGGGGCGCGTTACGGACCCGGCGGCACAGAAGCGGCTCGCGGACCACCATGGGTGGTTCGGGCGGCTGGCGGCGCTGCACGGTGTGCCGGAGAACAACGCGGACCGCGAGGCGCTGTTCGACTTTGTGCCGCGTGTGCTGTTTGCGTTCGTGCTGCTGGCAGTGGTGCTGTTCGTGGCGATCGTGGGCGGGATTGCGGCGTTCATTGCGATGCTGATCCAGCTGAGTAATGGGCGGATCCGGCGGGCGTTTGTGCCGCCGGCCCCGGGCGGGAGCGTGTACCTCGAGAGCTTCCCGTTTTTCGTTGCCGGGTTCCTTGCACTGAGCCTTGGGTTTGCGCTCTACTCGCACGTGTCGGGCAACCAGTCGCCCACGCTGGCGATTGCTCAGCTGGCGACGCAGTGGGTGCTGGCGTTGTTCCCGCTGTACCCGGTCGTGTTCCGGGGCGTGCCCTTCCGCGAGTGGCGGCACCAGATTGGTCTGCACGCGGGGCGCGGCTTCTGGCGCGAGGTGGGGGCCGGGCTGTACGGGTACTTCGCGGGGTTGCCGCTGCTGGCCGCGGCGATTGCGATCAGCTTCGGCGTGGTCATCGTGCGGATGATCATCGAGAAGATGCTGCACGGTGTGCCGGGTGGGCCGCCGGCGAACCCGATCGCGGATGTGCTTGGGAAGGGGAGCCCGGCGCTCATCGTGGCCCTGTTCATCCTGGCGACGCTGTGGGCGCCGCTGGTTGAGGAGACTGTTCTGCGGGGTGCGTTGTTCCGGCACCTGCGCTCGCGGATGCGGCTCTTTGGGGCGGCGCTCGTGTCGGCGCTCTTCTTCGGGCTGATGCACGGGTACAACATCCTGCTCCTCACGCCGGTGATCACCATCGGCTTCATCTTCGCACTGATGCGGGAGTGGCGGGGGTCGCTGATCGGGTCGATCACGGCGCACTTCCTGCACAACGCCACGGTGCTGACGGTTGTGATCGTGCTGCTGAACGCGCTGAAGGACTAG
- a CDS encoding (2Fe-2S)-binding protein produces MNPDDEVCLCFHVTLRKIRNYMARENPPVASLISECLGAGTGCMWCVPFLKHLHAQHVSGIEPDLKVSPEQYMKARAGYRASGERDKDVVDGATGGT; encoded by the coding sequence GTGAACCCCGACGACGAGGTGTGCCTGTGCTTCCATGTGACGCTGCGGAAGATCCGCAACTACATGGCCCGGGAGAACCCGCCGGTCGCCTCGCTCATCTCAGAGTGCCTTGGCGCAGGGACCGGGTGCATGTGGTGCGTCCCATTCCTCAAACACCTGCACGCGCAGCACGTGTCAGGGATAGAGCCCGACCTGAAGGTATCCCCCGAGCAGTACATGAAGGCGCGGGCGGGCTACCGCGCAAGCGGCGAGCGCGACAAGGACGTCGTAGACGGGGCGACCGGCGGCACCTAG
- the rimO gene encoding 30S ribosomal protein S12 methylthiotransferase RimO, translating into MPKARSSKPQTQPSRTTSRSKPKPQPKPKSVETVSFVSLGCPKNLVDSEKMLGLLAESGLAPISFDPDAQDFNGADAVVVNTCGFLEASKDESLGVIKEAIAAKERGHVQRVVVAGCLVQRHRAKMLEWAPGIDAMIGVFDRDKIVEAVTGGSGGTGLLTGARKAPAPQDGDTPQYWIAGNALQAAKARGVQTTGLTVNGKDGKGLGYFEDDSARLRLTPRHYAYLRISEGCNQNCAFCTIPSIRGKMRSKPLDRIVGEARELLSDGAFELLLIGQDTTSYGDDIGVGMQTLNRKSVGGLPMLLRELSNTVRDVNGQGWLRLMYAYPSNFSDAVIDAFAELSSNGHLLPYLDIPLQHASTRVLSAMRRHVTSEQQEALINRLRERVPGMAIRTTFISGFPGETEQDHQELLSFIERMQFEAVGVFEYSQEPGTVAGTMEQDSKLAVPADVKKRRRDEVMERQQQVAFARAASLANGYNEKTRKGGTQLDVLIDAPLSTHGQQTSGVSKGGKLYQGRTYFQAPQIDSMTYVQSREKLAPGELVRCTIVAADGYDLIARPTAELDGGVKLRVLR; encoded by the coding sequence GTGCCAAAAGCCCGCTCATCCAAGCCTCAGACTCAGCCCTCCCGGACCACCAGCCGGAGCAAGCCCAAGCCCCAACCGAAGCCCAAGTCGGTCGAGACTGTCTCCTTCGTGAGCCTCGGCTGCCCCAAGAACCTTGTGGACTCCGAGAAGATGCTCGGCCTGCTCGCCGAGTCAGGCCTCGCCCCCATCTCCTTCGACCCTGACGCACAGGACTTCAACGGCGCCGACGCCGTGGTCGTCAACACCTGCGGCTTCCTCGAAGCCTCGAAGGACGAATCGCTGGGCGTCATCAAGGAAGCCATCGCCGCCAAGGAGCGCGGGCACGTTCAGCGCGTCGTCGTCGCCGGCTGCCTCGTCCAGCGCCACCGCGCCAAGATGCTCGAGTGGGCCCCCGGCATCGACGCCATGATCGGCGTCTTCGACCGCGACAAGATCGTCGAGGCCGTGACCGGCGGCAGTGGTGGCACCGGTCTCCTGACCGGTGCTCGGAAAGCCCCCGCACCGCAGGACGGCGACACTCCCCAGTACTGGATCGCCGGCAACGCCCTCCAAGCGGCGAAAGCCCGCGGCGTCCAGACCACCGGCCTCACCGTCAACGGCAAGGACGGCAAGGGCCTGGGCTACTTCGAGGACGACTCCGCCCGCCTCCGCCTCACCCCGCGCCACTACGCCTACCTCCGCATCAGCGAGGGCTGCAACCAGAACTGCGCCTTCTGCACCATCCCCTCCATCCGCGGCAAGATGCGCAGCAAGCCCCTCGACCGCATCGTCGGGGAAGCCCGCGAGCTCCTGAGCGACGGCGCCTTCGAGCTCCTCCTCATCGGCCAGGACACCACCAGCTACGGCGACGACATCGGCGTGGGCATGCAGACGCTCAACAGGAAGAGCGTCGGCGGCCTCCCCATGCTCCTGCGCGAGCTTTCCAACACCGTCCGCGACGTCAACGGCCAGGGCTGGCTCCGCCTCATGTACGCCTACCCCAGCAACTTCAGCGACGCCGTTATCGACGCCTTCGCCGAGCTCTCGAGCAACGGCCACCTCCTCCCCTACCTCGACATCCCCCTCCAGCACGCCAGCACCCGCGTGCTCTCCGCCATGCGCCGGCACGTCACCAGCGAGCAGCAGGAGGCGCTCATTAACCGCCTCCGCGAGCGCGTGCCCGGCATGGCCATCCGCACCACGTTCATCTCCGGCTTCCCCGGCGAGACCGAGCAGGACCACCAGGAGCTGCTCTCGTTCATCGAGCGCATGCAGTTCGAGGCCGTGGGCGTCTTCGAGTACAGCCAGGAGCCCGGCACCGTCGCCGGCACCATGGAGCAGGACAGCAAGCTCGCCGTGCCCGCCGATGTCAAGAAGCGCCGTCGCGACGAGGTCATGGAGCGCCAGCAGCAGGTCGCCTTCGCCCGCGCAGCGTCACTCGCCAACGGGTACAACGAGAAGACCCGCAAGGGCGGCACCCAGCTCGACGTCCTCATCGACGCCCCCCTCTCCACCCACGGCCAGCAGACCTCCGGCGTCAGCAAGGGCGGCAAGCTCTACCAGGGCCGCACCTACTTCCAGGCCCCCCAGATCGACTCGATGACCTACGTGCAGTCCCGCGAGAAACTCGCCCCCGGCGAGCTCGTCCGCTGCACCATCGTCGCCGCCGACGGCTACGACCTCATCGCCCGCCCCACCGCCGAGCTCGATGGTGGCGTCAAGCTGCGCGTGCTGCGGTAA
- a CDS encoding HIT domain-containing protein, giving the protein MTNDRGPAAIQAPWRLAYLESMGDAEKKSGEPKPTSGSFLRDYWLTPEQDEKNHVVVRTGVGMILLNAYPYANGHLLVALGDPRGRLLDYDPPQRASLWQLVELATDLMELTLEPQGINMGINQGRAAGAGVPQHLHVHLVPRWGGDVNFMAVVGQVRVIPGSLESMARRYREVWSRMTKA; this is encoded by the coding sequence ATGACCAACGACCGCGGCCCCGCCGCCATCCAGGCCCCCTGGCGCCTGGCCTACCTCGAGTCCATGGGCGACGCCGAGAAGAAGTCGGGCGAGCCCAAGCCCACGTCGGGCTCGTTCCTCCGCGACTACTGGCTCACGCCCGAGCAGGACGAGAAGAACCATGTCGTCGTGCGCACCGGCGTCGGGATGATCCTTCTTAACGCGTACCCCTACGCCAATGGGCACCTCCTCGTCGCACTCGGCGACCCGCGCGGGCGGCTGCTCGATTACGACCCACCGCAGCGCGCCTCCCTCTGGCAGCTTGTTGAACTCGCCACTGATCTGATGGAACTCACGCTCGAGCCGCAGGGCATCAACATGGGGATCAATCAGGGGCGGGCGGCGGGTGCGGGTGTTCCCCAGCACCTGCATGTGCATCTCGTGCCGCGGTGGGGTGGGGACGTGAACTTCATGGCGGTGGTGGGGCAGGTGCGGGTCATTCCCGGGAGCCTCGAGTCCATGGCCCGGCGTTACCGCGAGGTGTGGTCGCGGATGACGAAGGCCTAG